The following proteins are encoded in a genomic region of Arthrobacter jiangjiafuii:
- a CDS encoding DUF2568 domain-containing protein, translating into MTEQKTQAGPDEEKAAVGGRRGPAAVRQILAFGLETALLFAVAYSAIAAFPGHGALAAIAALAVTVGLWSFFMAPRAKLRLPWPLLPVVAACAFLAGAAALTFSGLLPAALILAAAAAANLVWDLASGHPAAGAAISSTGSRPTGRRAAGR; encoded by the coding sequence GTGACAGAGCAGAAGACGCAAGCAGGCCCTGACGAAGAGAAGGCTGCCGTTGGTGGCCGGCGGGGTCCGGCAGCTGTCCGCCAGATCCTGGCTTTCGGCCTGGAAACGGCCCTCCTGTTTGCCGTCGCCTATTCGGCGATTGCAGCCTTCCCCGGTCACGGGGCCCTGGCAGCCATCGCTGCGCTGGCCGTAACCGTTGGGCTCTGGAGCTTTTTCATGGCCCCACGGGCGAAGCTGCGGCTGCCCTGGCCCCTGCTGCCGGTTGTGGCGGCCTGCGCCTTCCTGGCCGGAGCCGCAGCCCTGACATTCAGCGGGCTCCTGCCGGCCGCACTGATCCTGGCTGCTGCCGCCGCGGCCAACCTGGTCTGGGACCTGGCCTCAGGGCATCCTGCCGCCGGAGCCGCCATCAGCTCGACCGGCAGCCGTCCGACCGGCCGTCGGGCAGCCGGACGCTAG
- a CDS encoding M23 family metallopeptidase, whose product MVSAASRPAAKPALRKTTVGVVASAMLALTLAFSGTATADELDDRKAAIEAEQQKTQETYEYLDAETSRKVAELAVYQQQLPGAQQSLTDAEGRVSTAAGKVGALTDRVALAQETRNTITSQIASDQEAMDDTQDVIGQIAAQAYKSGGVPSSFSLILGAEGAESLTDSMGLAEQVMRSQNAAMQKLSEQSATNLNSEARLAAVEEEISSLKVQAEAALKVEQEARDAAAAEKAKVDTLIEQTAAANAALEARKPIVQAQLASLETAKAKANADIAERQREQLEKARKEEEARVAEANRQAAAEAARANRPAPAPQVPSTTPTNPSAFGLRMPVNAPISSGFGWRGVPAGTIDFYGNGGYLHSGVDFAAQCGTPVYAPAGGNVWKAIPASNQSEMIGAGNYVVLDHGVIGRSALATNYYHLTSYVVSQGQYVNAGQLIGYVGTTGNSTGCHLHFETILNGAAVNPMGLL is encoded by the coding sequence ATGGTTAGCGCGGCTTCGCGGCCGGCCGCGAAGCCTGCCCTGCGCAAAACCACCGTCGGCGTGGTTGCTTCCGCCATGCTTGCCCTGACACTGGCGTTTAGCGGCACGGCAACTGCCGACGAGCTAGACGACCGCAAGGCGGCCATCGAGGCGGAGCAGCAGAAAACCCAGGAAACGTACGAGTACCTTGACGCCGAGACCAGCCGCAAGGTCGCGGAGCTGGCGGTTTACCAGCAGCAGCTGCCCGGCGCCCAGCAGAGCCTTACGGACGCTGAAGGCCGCGTTTCGACGGCGGCCGGAAAGGTCGGCGCACTGACCGACCGGGTTGCCCTCGCCCAGGAAACCCGCAACACGATCACGTCCCAGATCGCCTCGGACCAAGAGGCCATGGACGATACTCAGGATGTCATCGGGCAGATTGCCGCCCAGGCTTACAAGAGCGGCGGGGTCCCCTCCAGTTTCTCGCTGATCCTCGGAGCCGAGGGCGCGGAAAGCCTGACCGATTCGATGGGTCTGGCCGAACAGGTAATGCGCAGCCAGAACGCCGCAATGCAGAAGCTCTCAGAGCAAAGCGCCACCAACCTGAACTCGGAAGCGCGCCTGGCAGCGGTCGAGGAAGAGATCTCGAGCCTGAAGGTTCAGGCCGAGGCTGCGCTTAAGGTCGAGCAGGAAGCCCGCGACGCCGCAGCAGCCGAGAAGGCCAAGGTTGACACCCTGATTGAGCAGACGGCAGCAGCGAACGCTGCCCTGGAGGCCCGGAAACCGATCGTTCAAGCGCAGTTGGCTTCGCTGGAGACGGCGAAGGCCAAGGCAAATGCCGACATCGCCGAGCGCCAGCGTGAGCAGCTGGAAAAGGCCCGGAAGGAAGAGGAAGCCCGCGTTGCCGAGGCCAACCGTCAGGCCGCGGCGGAGGCGGCCCGTGCCAACCGGCCCGCGCCGGCACCGCAGGTTCCTTCCACCACCCCCACCAACCCGTCCGCCTTCGGTCTGCGCATGCCGGTCAATGCACCGATATCCTCCGGGTTCGGCTGGCGCGGCGTGCCCGCCGGGACCATCGACTTTTACGGCAACGGCGGGTACCTGCACTCCGGCGTCGACTTCGCGGCCCAATGCGGCACCCCCGTCTATGCACCTGCTGGCGGCAACGTGTGGAAGGCGATCCCCGCATCCAACCAGAGCGAGATGATCGGCGCCGGCAACTACGTGGTCTTGGATCACGGAGTGATCGGCAGGAGCGCGCTGGCCACGAACTACTACCATCTGACCAGCTACGTCGTCTCGCAGGGCCAGTACGTAAACGCCGGACAGCTGATCGGCTACGTGGGGACCACCGGCAACTCGACGGGCTGCCACCTGCACTTCGAGACCATCCTGAACGGCGCCGCGGTTAATCCGATGGGCCTGCTGTAG
- a CDS encoding class I SAM-dependent methyltransferase, translated as MTATSAGPRLQALRRKELARSYEDGGEHYDRIRPGYPADAVHWLFEGITGPAAVAGAQVADVGAGTGKYTRLLVAAGYRTTAVDPSADMLGQLRQGLPDVPVMVGTAEATGLPTASMDAVTVAQAWHWCDPIAASTELARVLRPGGILGLVWNQLDVSVPWVHRYSRIIHAGDVLRPGFRPVVGPEFLPQASHTSSWTQQMTPEDLMELAKSRSYYLSANEVTRAKVLANLTWYLFDHLGYQPGQPLDLPYLTLSWRVVPSAAVPPLDHG; from the coding sequence ATGACAGCTACATCGGCCGGTCCGCGGCTCCAAGCGCTGCGCCGGAAGGAACTGGCACGCAGCTACGAGGACGGCGGAGAGCACTACGACCGCATCCGGCCCGGCTATCCCGCCGATGCCGTGCACTGGTTGTTCGAGGGCATAACCGGACCGGCTGCGGTGGCCGGCGCGCAGGTGGCCGACGTCGGCGCTGGCACCGGAAAGTACACCCGCCTCCTGGTCGCGGCCGGCTACCGGACCACCGCCGTCGACCCCTCCGCCGACATGCTCGGCCAACTCCGGCAGGGCCTGCCGGACGTTCCGGTCATGGTGGGCACCGCGGAGGCGACCGGACTGCCCACGGCCTCCATGGACGCCGTGACCGTAGCGCAGGCCTGGCACTGGTGCGATCCGATCGCCGCCAGCACCGAACTGGCGCGCGTCCTGCGGCCCGGAGGCATCCTGGGGCTTGTCTGGAACCAGCTCGACGTCAGCGTCCCCTGGGTGCACCGCTATTCCCGCATCATCCATGCCGGCGACGTGCTGCGTCCGGGATTCCGGCCCGTGGTCGGCCCTGAATTCCTCCCCCAGGCCTCCCACACAAGTTCATGGACGCAACAGATGACCCCGGAAGACCTGATGGAGCTGGCCAAGTCCCGCTCCTACTATCTTTCCGCCAACGAGGTGACGCGTGCCAAGGTCCTGGCGAACCTCACCTGGTACCTCTTCGATCATCTGGGCTACCAGCCCGGGCAGCCGCTGGATCTGCCGTACCTGACCCTGTCGTGGCGGGTGGTGCCCTCCGCCGCCGTCCCGCCCCTGGACCATGGCTGA
- the smpB gene encoding SsrA-binding protein SmpB codes for MPRESGRKVVATNRKARHNYEILDTYEAGMVLMGTEVKSLREGRASLVDGFGTFYNDELWLEACYIPEYLNGSWTNHSARRRRKLLLHREQLDKIMQKTRETGFTIVPLQLYFLDGRAKVEIAVARGKRDYDKRQTLREKQDNREALRDMREKNRGA; via the coding sequence GTGCCCAGAGAAAGTGGCCGTAAGGTTGTGGCCACCAACCGCAAGGCCCGGCACAACTACGAAATCCTCGACACCTATGAAGCCGGCATGGTCTTGATGGGAACAGAGGTCAAGTCGCTGCGTGAGGGACGGGCCTCCCTGGTGGACGGGTTCGGTACCTTCTACAACGATGAACTCTGGCTAGAGGCCTGCTACATTCCGGAATACCTCAACGGCAGTTGGACCAACCACTCCGCACGCCGCCGCCGCAAGCTCCTGCTGCACCGCGAGCAGCTGGACAAGATCATGCAGAAGACCCGGGAAACCGGGTTCACCATCGTTCCCCTCCAGCTGTACTTCCTGGACGGGCGCGCCAAGGTGGAGATCGCCGTCGCCCGAGGCAAGCGTGACTATGACAAGCGCCAGACCCTGCGCGAGAAGCAGGACAACCGGGAAGCCCTGCGCGATATGCGCGAGAAAAACCGCGGCGCCTGA
- a CDS encoding DUF1269 domain-containing protein, which yields MATLTVWKFSDSGAAEQATETLSSLQSQGLINVQDSAVVTWPQDKKKPRTIQEHHLVGAGALGGGFWGLLFGLIFFVPLIGLVVGAAVGALSASMVDVGIDDGFIKQVRAEVTPGTSALFVLTSDAVEDRVLDAFRSSYPDAKLIYTNLSKDQEAKLRQAFAD from the coding sequence ATGGCAACGTTGACCGTATGGAAATTCTCTGATTCAGGTGCTGCGGAGCAGGCAACCGAGACCCTCTCGTCCCTGCAGTCGCAGGGACTCATTAATGTGCAGGATTCAGCCGTTGTCACCTGGCCCCAGGACAAGAAAAAGCCCCGGACCATCCAGGAACACCATCTGGTCGGCGCCGGAGCCCTGGGCGGCGGGTTCTGGGGACTGTTGTTTGGCCTGATCTTCTTTGTGCCGCTCATCGGCCTCGTGGTGGGCGCCGCAGTTGGCGCACTCTCGGCCTCCATGGTGGATGTGGGGATCGACGACGGTTTCATCAAGCAGGTCCGCGCCGAAGTCACCCCGGGCACCTCTGCCCTGTTTGTCCTGACCTCCGATGCTGTGGAGGACCGTGTGCTGGATGCCTTCCGGAGCAGCTACCCCGACGCCAAACTGATCTACACGAATCTCTCCAAGGACCAGGAGGCAAAGCTGCGCCAGGCGTTCGCCGACTAA
- a CDS encoding carboxylate-amine ligase, whose protein sequence is MVTFGIEEEFLLMDPGSSMPSARAAELVASLTPQDGSSYTSTAELLASQVESSTPICTEPEEALASLLDFRGRLAQAAADAGLAAAPTGAAPLIDPGPALVSATERYRSMGEMTGAVAEEHYVNGTHVHVAVPDRDSGVQVLNQIRPWLATLGAISTNSPYWHGRDSMFASWRIIHYRRWSVQGCPPFFQDAADYDARLARLIATDVVLDSGHVGWIARLSDTFPTVEVRVADTQLEARDAVLLALVTRGLVTTALAEDGSGIEGSPDALSDPEILDAGLWQAARFGLGGKLLDHGPAGGHLGRSAADQVGALLAYIRPALEESGDYGYVRAGLAHMFDNGSGAQRQRAAVRQGGFAALGPLFAQALTAQ, encoded by the coding sequence ATGGTCACGTTCGGCATCGAAGAAGAATTCCTGCTCATGGATCCGGGCAGCTCGATGCCCAGCGCCCGGGCCGCAGAGCTGGTTGCCAGCCTCACCCCCCAGGACGGCAGCAGTTACACCAGCACCGCCGAGCTGCTGGCCTCTCAGGTGGAGAGCTCCACCCCTATCTGCACTGAGCCGGAGGAAGCGCTTGCCTCCCTGCTCGATTTTCGGGGCCGTCTGGCCCAGGCCGCTGCAGATGCCGGGCTTGCCGCTGCGCCCACCGGCGCAGCACCGCTCATCGACCCCGGCCCGGCCCTCGTGTCCGCCACCGAACGGTACCGGAGCATGGGTGAGATGACCGGGGCGGTAGCCGAGGAGCACTATGTGAACGGGACCCATGTCCACGTGGCCGTCCCCGATAGGGACAGCGGCGTCCAGGTGCTCAACCAGATCCGGCCGTGGCTGGCCACGCTCGGAGCAATCAGCACCAATTCCCCCTACTGGCATGGCCGGGACAGCATGTTCGCCAGCTGGCGGATCATCCATTACCGGCGCTGGTCGGTTCAGGGCTGCCCGCCGTTCTTCCAGGATGCCGCCGACTACGATGCCAGGCTTGCCCGGCTCATCGCCACCGACGTGGTCCTGGATTCGGGCCATGTGGGTTGGATAGCCCGGCTCTCCGACACCTTCCCGACAGTGGAGGTCCGCGTCGCCGATACCCAGCTGGAGGCCCGCGACGCCGTCCTGCTGGCGCTGGTGACCCGCGGGCTGGTGACGACGGCGCTGGCGGAGGACGGATCGGGCATCGAGGGCAGCCCGGATGCCCTCTCTGATCCGGAAATCCTGGACGCCGGCCTCTGGCAGGCTGCCCGGTTCGGGCTGGGCGGAAAGCTGCTGGACCACGGCCCGGCCGGCGGGCATCTCGGCCGCTCCGCTGCCGACCAGGTGGGGGCCCTGCTCGCGTACATCCGCCCGGCCCTGGAGGAATCCGGAGACTATGGCTATGTCCGTGCCGGCCTCGCCCATATGTTTGACAACGGCAGCGGCGCGCAGCGCCAGCGGGCAGCAGTCAGGCAGGGAGGGTTTGCCGCCCTGGGACCGTTGTTCGCGCAGGCATTGACGGCCCAGTGA
- the rsgA gene encoding ribosome small subunit-dependent GTPase A: MPRSTGSWDESDVRIRPNKKGSRPRTKDRPAYDEAVTGRIITVDRGRYTAVVDEDTPTERIVTAARARELRRNPVVAGDLVSLVGDVSGGPDTLARLVRIQNRRTLLRRSADDTDPVERAVVANADQLVIVVAAANPEPRTGFIDRALVAAYDAGISPLLCITKADIKDPADLLANYEHLDLDVIISRTASDDASGIDARSDDGLSARLQGSAVEQLHSHLEGKVSVLVGHSGVGKSTLVNALTGSDRATGGVNAVTGRGRHTSSSALALKVLDAPAGSWIIDTPGIRSFGLAHVDPDRILQAFPDLAPGTDTCERGCRHDDQARDCGLDPWVASGQAGAAGPARLASLRRLLSSGTRTENRASAKELGLQ, encoded by the coding sequence ATGCCCCGCTCCACCGGAAGCTGGGATGAATCCGACGTCCGGATCCGCCCCAACAAAAAAGGCTCCCGACCCCGCACCAAGGACCGTCCCGCCTACGACGAGGCCGTCACCGGACGCATCATTACCGTTGACCGCGGCCGGTATACCGCCGTCGTCGACGAAGACACCCCCACCGAGCGCATCGTCACCGCAGCCCGGGCCCGTGAACTGCGGCGGAACCCGGTGGTCGCAGGCGACCTCGTCTCGCTGGTCGGCGATGTGTCCGGCGGACCCGACACCCTCGCCCGCCTGGTCCGGATCCAGAACCGCCGCACCCTGCTGCGGCGCAGCGCCGATGACACGGATCCGGTGGAACGCGCCGTCGTCGCCAACGCCGACCAGCTTGTGATCGTGGTGGCGGCCGCGAATCCCGAGCCCCGCACCGGTTTCATTGACCGCGCCCTGGTCGCAGCGTACGACGCCGGGATCTCTCCCCTGCTCTGTATCACCAAGGCAGATATCAAGGATCCGGCCGACCTGCTGGCGAACTATGAGCATCTGGATCTGGACGTCATCATTTCCCGCACCGCGTCCGACGACGCCTCCGGCATTGATGCGCGCTCGGACGACGGGCTGTCCGCGAGGCTGCAGGGCTCCGCAGTCGAGCAGCTGCACAGCCATCTGGAGGGCAAGGTATCGGTCCTGGTGGGCCACTCCGGCGTGGGCAAATCCACCCTGGTCAACGCGCTGACCGGTTCCGACCGCGCCACCGGCGGCGTCAACGCCGTCACCGGCCGCGGCCGGCACACCTCGTCCTCGGCCCTGGCGCTGAAGGTCCTGGACGCACCCGCCGGCAGCTGGATCATCGATACCCCCGGTATCAGGTCCTTCGGCCTCGCCCATGTGGACCCCGACCGCATCCTGCAGGCGTTCCCTGATCTTGCCCCGGGAACCGACACCTGTGAACGCGGCTGCCGCCATGACGACCAGGCGCGGGACTGCGGACTGGATCCGTGGGTGGCCTCGGGCCAGGCAGGCGCCGCCGGTCCGGCGCGGCTGGCCTCGCTGCGCCGGCTGCTCAGCTCCGGCACCAGGACCGAAAACCGTGCCTCAGCCAAGGAACTGGGTCTCCAATGA
- the hisN gene encoding histidinol-phosphatase: MPFAQNYNDDLRLAHVMADSVDDQTMSRFKALDLKVETKPDLTPVTDADKAAEDAIRGQLSRARPRDAVLGEEFGSTGSGPRRWVIDPIDGTKNFIRGVPVWATLISLVDDGVPVLGVVSAPALGKRWWAATGTGAYMGRSLASATRLRVSNVSNLADASLSYSSLGGWKERGNFDEFIGLTESVWRTRAFGDFWSYCMVAEGAVDIACEPELNLYDMAALVPIITEAGGRFTSLEGEDGPFGGNALVTNGALHSEVLHRLNPGLDDLL; encoded by the coding sequence ATGCCGTTCGCTCAGAACTACAACGATGACCTGCGCCTCGCCCACGTGATGGCCGATTCCGTCGACGACCAGACCATGTCCCGCTTCAAGGCCCTGGACCTCAAGGTGGAAACGAAGCCGGACCTGACTCCCGTCACTGACGCGGACAAGGCAGCGGAGGACGCGATCCGCGGGCAGCTTTCCCGTGCCCGGCCACGCGACGCCGTCCTCGGCGAGGAGTTCGGCTCCACCGGCTCCGGCCCGCGCCGCTGGGTCATCGACCCCATTGACGGCACCAAGAACTTCATCCGCGGCGTCCCCGTCTGGGCCACCCTGATCTCCCTGGTCGACGACGGCGTCCCCGTCCTGGGCGTGGTCAGCGCACCGGCCCTGGGCAAGCGCTGGTGGGCCGCCACCGGCACCGGCGCCTACATGGGCCGCTCCCTGGCCTCCGCCACCCGGCTGCGGGTCTCCAACGTCTCCAACCTTGCGGACGCCTCGCTGTCCTACTCCAGTCTGGGCGGCTGGAAGGAACGCGGAAACTTTGACGAGTTCATCGGCCTGACCGAGTCGGTGTGGCGCACCCGCGCCTTCGGCGATTTCTGGTCCTACTGCATGGTCGCCGAAGGGGCCGTGGACATCGCCTGCGAGCCGGAGCTGAACCTCTACGACATGGCTGCCCTCGTGCCGATCATCACCGAAGCCGGCGGCCGGTTCACCTCGCTGGAAGGCGAGGACGGTCCGTTCGGCGGCAACGCCCTGGTGACCAACGGTGCCTTGCACAGCGAAGTGCTCCACCGGCTGAATCCGGGCCTGGACGACCTGCTCTGA
- a CDS encoding uracil-DNA glycosylase has translation MQSLDHGTQSEELWNRRYDENVAEVNQLCDSLKALKPGTEVPYVDPMHDVGDTRIVSLFSNIGTAHKSGFITAGDDDAIARLLGVHWQVGLRPEYVMPWNTYPWFVPGEPNGKLTKEQIQEGLKPLLRFLALVPRASAIVAHGTEAQRLCAAFLKTENRMIYRRSFKIYKARSVDGRAFGATAERQEDGLATMRIAYKDAMARTGLAVPES, from the coding sequence ATGCAAAGCCTGGACCATGGAACACAATCCGAAGAACTCTGGAACCGCCGCTACGACGAAAATGTGGCTGAAGTCAATCAGCTGTGTGATTCGCTCAAGGCGCTGAAGCCCGGCACCGAGGTGCCCTACGTCGATCCGATGCACGACGTGGGAGACACCCGCATTGTGAGCCTGTTCTCCAATATCGGCACCGCCCACAAGTCCGGCTTCATTACGGCAGGCGACGACGACGCCATCGCCCGCCTGCTCGGCGTTCACTGGCAGGTGGGCCTTCGCCCGGAATACGTGATGCCCTGGAACACCTACCCCTGGTTCGTTCCCGGAGAGCCCAACGGAAAGCTGACCAAGGAGCAGATCCAGGAAGGCCTCAAGCCCCTGCTGCGTTTCCTGGCCCTGGTACCCCGCGCCTCGGCGATCGTTGCCCACGGGACCGAGGCCCAGCGGCTCTGCGCAGCCTTCCTCAAGACCGAGAACCGGATGATCTACCGCCGCAGCTTCAAGATCTACAAGGCCCGGTCCGTGGACGGCCGGGCATTCGGCGCCACGGCCGAGCGGCAGGAAGACGGCCTGGCCACCATGAGGATTGCCTACAAGGACGCCATGGCCCGCACCGGGCTGGCCGTGCCCGAGAGCTAG
- a CDS encoding fluoride efflux transporter FluC — protein MAERPGTLPAPLPRLDWPVWAAVAAGAFAGGLARYGLLQRFPPDPAALDWTTLGINAGASLTLGFLTSWWVTRPMVPFWLKAGMGPGFLGSFSTFSAVALSLEVPLAAGRHDLWIGYLVLTLAGGFGAAAIGLWLGGRAGAATRGRQTGDGS, from the coding sequence ATGGCTGAGCGACCGGGGACGCTGCCTGCCCCTCTGCCCCGGCTCGATTGGCCGGTGTGGGCTGCCGTTGCGGCCGGCGCCTTCGCCGGCGGCCTTGCCCGGTACGGGCTGTTGCAGCGCTTCCCGCCGGACCCGGCCGCCCTGGACTGGACCACACTGGGGATCAACGCAGGCGCCAGCCTGACTCTGGGTTTCCTCACCTCCTGGTGGGTGACCCGTCCGATGGTCCCGTTCTGGCTGAAGGCGGGAATGGGCCCCGGGTTCCTGGGGTCCTTCAGCACTTTTTCGGCCGTTGCGCTCTCCCTCGAAGTTCCGCTCGCGGCCGGCCGGCACGATTTATGGATCGGCTACCTCGTGCTGACGCTGGCGGGCGGCTTCGGCGCGGCGGCCATCGGTCTCTGGCTGGGCGGACGGGCCGGAGCGGCGACCCGGGGCCGGCAAACGGGTGACGGATCATGA
- a CDS encoding glycoside hydrolase family 13 protein, whose product MSDPDRPAWWTNAVAYQIYPRSFADSTGSGTGDLAGITGKLDYLAELGVDVIWLSPVHQSPQFDNGYDISNYRKIDTLFGSEEDFDDLLDGIHARGMKLIMDLVVNHTSSEHEAFRESAATRDNAERDSYWWRDPRPGFEPGEPGAEPNNWGSHFGGSAWTYDPVTEQYYLHLFTPQQPDLNWENPRVRARVHTMMNWWLDRGVDGFRMDVINFISKDPALPDGVVEPGGVWGDGSPHFTSGPRIHEFLQEMRRAVFAGRDGDYLNVGETPGATVDQALLFTDPHRGELDMVFQFEHVNLDQRPGNKWDYRDLDLRDLKTSFNRWQRGLAETGWNSLYLGNHDQPRHLSRFGDDGVYRYESATLWATLLHLHRGTPYVYQGEELGMTNAGFTSIDEYRDVESLNYYAEALRRGTGAKAALRALGAMSRDNARTPMQWSGQRHAGFTSGTPWIPVNANYPAINAEADLASDRSIYRYYQRLIRLRHESPVVALGDFHLLDPGHPVLYAFRRSRGDQQFLVTCNVSADPLMLPSNLGSGDLILGNYTDPGNPHQLRPWEARIMDISTYENG is encoded by the coding sequence ATGAGCGATCCCGACCGGCCGGCCTGGTGGACAAACGCCGTCGCCTACCAGATCTATCCCCGCAGCTTTGCCGACAGCACCGGCAGCGGTACAGGCGACCTGGCGGGGATCACCGGCAAGCTGGACTATCTCGCCGAGCTGGGCGTGGACGTCATCTGGCTGTCCCCGGTCCACCAGTCGCCGCAATTCGACAATGGCTATGACATCAGCAATTACCGCAAGATCGATACACTCTTTGGCTCCGAGGAGGACTTCGACGATCTGCTCGACGGCATCCACGCCCGGGGCATGAAGCTCATTATGGACCTGGTGGTAAACCATACCTCCAGCGAACATGAGGCATTCCGGGAATCGGCGGCCACGCGGGACAACGCCGAGCGGGATTCCTATTGGTGGCGTGATCCCCGCCCCGGGTTTGAGCCGGGGGAACCGGGGGCCGAGCCGAACAACTGGGGCTCGCACTTCGGCGGCTCCGCCTGGACTTACGATCCGGTGACCGAGCAGTACTATCTGCACCTCTTCACACCCCAGCAGCCGGACCTGAACTGGGAGAATCCGCGGGTACGCGCCCGGGTCCACACCATGATGAACTGGTGGCTTGACCGGGGCGTGGATGGATTCCGGATGGACGTCATCAATTTCATTTCCAAGGATCCTGCCCTGCCCGACGGCGTGGTGGAACCCGGAGGGGTCTGGGGCGACGGGTCCCCGCATTTCACATCCGGGCCGCGGATCCACGAGTTCCTGCAGGAGATGCGGCGCGCGGTCTTTGCCGGCCGCGACGGCGACTACCTCAACGTGGGGGAGACCCCGGGCGCCACCGTGGACCAGGCCCTGCTGTTCACCGATCCGCACCGGGGCGAGCTGGACATGGTGTTCCAGTTTGAACACGTCAACCTGGACCAGCGCCCGGGCAACAAATGGGACTACCGGGACCTGGACCTGCGCGACCTCAAGACCAGCTTCAACCGGTGGCAGCGCGGCCTGGCGGAAACCGGATGGAACAGCCTGTATCTGGGCAACCACGACCAGCCGCGGCACCTGTCCCGGTTCGGCGACGACGGCGTTTACCGCTACGAGTCGGCGACGCTGTGGGCCACTCTCCTGCACCTGCACCGGGGCACGCCCTATGTCTACCAAGGCGAAGAGCTCGGCATGACCAACGCCGGGTTCACCTCCATTGATGAGTACCGCGACGTCGAATCGCTGAACTATTATGCCGAGGCACTCCGCCGCGGAACCGGAGCCAAGGCAGCGTTGCGCGCTCTCGGCGCCATGAGCCGTGACAACGCCCGCACCCCGATGCAGTGGAGCGGGCAACGCCATGCAGGATTTACTTCCGGAACACCCTGGATTCCGGTGAACGCGAATTACCCCGCCATCAACGCGGAGGCGGATCTGGCCTCGGACCGCTCGATTTACCGCTACTACCAGCGACTGATCAGGCTCCGGCATGAGTCCCCGGTGGTGGCCCTGGGCGATTTCCACCTGCTCGATCCGGGCCACCCGGTCCTGTATGCGTTCCGGCGCAGCCGCGGTGACCAGCAGTTCCTGGTGACCTGTAATGTGTCAGCCGATCCGCTGATGCTGCCCTCGAACCTGGGCTCCGGTGACCTGATCCTCGGCAACTACACCGACCCGGGCAACCCCCATCAACTGCGCCCGTGGGAGGCGCGGATCATGGATATCTCAACCTATGAAAACGGGTAG
- a CDS encoding fluoride efflux transporter FluC: MTALWVGAASVLGALARFALDAWFTRRRRPTGVSFPVATLVVNVAGSLLIGWCYGLLDGGALGARAYPVAAAGLAGGLTTFSSFSVASLTLFLDGRRWAAAVNVTANLALGVAAAALGRLLAA, translated from the coding sequence ATGACGGCGCTTTGGGTGGGCGCCGCCTCGGTACTCGGTGCCCTGGCCAGATTTGCCCTCGACGCCTGGTTCACGCGTAGGCGCCGCCCAACCGGGGTTTCGTTTCCGGTCGCCACCTTGGTCGTTAATGTGGCCGGCTCATTGTTAATCGGCTGGTGTTACGGGCTGCTGGACGGTGGTGCCCTCGGTGCCCGCGCTTATCCGGTCGCTGCCGCCGGCCTGGCCGGCGGGCTCACCACCTTCAGCTCCTTCAGCGTCGCCAGCCTGACCTTGTTCCTGGATGGTCGCCGATGGGCGGCGGCAGTCAATGTCACCGCCAACCTGGCCCTTGGCGTGGCCGCTGCCGCCCTCGGCCGGCTGCTCGCCGCCTGA